A genome region from Deltaproteobacteria bacterium includes the following:
- a CDS encoding MFS transporter — protein sequence MSTLKRIERLPFSRFHWRLLWMGGLGYTFDAMDGAMIAFILPVVSSLWGLTNQQTGILGSSLMIGYLFGAFFAGTLGDLIGRRAVMMYALGIYCVGTLVAAFAQSWQFLFAWRVIASFGTGAESAIIAPFLAEFIQRKYRGRFVGSLSGFFSFGFVFAALLGYFVVPRSPDGWRIIQIIGAVPILMLLWWRRSLPESPRWLIQRERSEEAAAEVQRIEARLTEQELAALPPLHSVEVPAVAAAQGGTFAKNLAALWSGPMARTTLMLWVLWIAITFSYYGFFTWIPTLLVKQGMTITKSFGYSIVIYLAQIPGYYSAAFVSEKLDRKWTIVAYMLLGGVSAYLMSQARSDAAITLAGFSLSFFMNGTYAAIYAYTPELYPTAFRTTGMGVASAFGRIGGLSAPIVIGYTFSRIGFGGVFLITTVVLVAGALAVALLGIGTAGKSLEQITRELEDTARRPRREPLLQHPSRASPRPLSYGLEEFKV from the coding sequence CTGAGCACGCTCAAGCGCATCGAGCGGTTGCCGTTCTCCCGCTTCCATTGGCGGCTGCTCTGGATGGGCGGGCTCGGATACACCTTCGACGCGATGGATGGGGCGATGATCGCCTTCATCCTCCCCGTCGTCTCGTCGCTCTGGGGACTGACGAATCAGCAGACCGGCATTCTCGGCAGCTCGTTGATGATCGGGTACCTGTTCGGGGCCTTCTTCGCGGGCACGCTGGGCGATCTGATCGGCCGGCGGGCCGTGATGATGTACGCGTTGGGCATCTACTGCGTCGGCACGCTGGTCGCGGCCTTTGCCCAGAGCTGGCAATTCCTCTTCGCCTGGCGGGTGATCGCCAGCTTCGGCACCGGCGCGGAGAGCGCGATCATCGCGCCGTTCCTCGCCGAGTTCATCCAGCGGAAGTATCGCGGCCGGTTCGTCGGCAGCCTCTCCGGCTTCTTCTCCTTCGGCTTCGTGTTCGCGGCCCTGCTCGGGTACTTCGTGGTCCCGCGCTCGCCGGACGGCTGGCGCATCATCCAGATCATCGGCGCGGTGCCGATCCTGATGCTGCTCTGGTGGCGGCGGTCGTTGCCGGAATCTCCGCGCTGGCTGATCCAGCGAGAGCGATCCGAAGAGGCGGCGGCGGAGGTGCAACGCATCGAAGCGCGGCTGACCGAACAAGAGCTCGCAGCGCTGCCACCGCTACACAGCGTCGAAGTGCCCGCGGTCGCCGCCGCTCAGGGCGGCACGTTCGCGAAGAACCTGGCCGCGCTCTGGAGCGGCCCGATGGCGCGCACCACGCTCATGCTCTGGGTCCTCTGGATCGCGATCACCTTCTCGTACTACGGCTTCTTCACCTGGATCCCCACGCTGCTGGTGAAGCAGGGGATGACCATCACCAAGAGCTTCGGCTACAGCATCGTCATCTACCTGGCGCAGATCCCGGGCTACTACTCCGCCGCGTTCGTCTCCGAGAAGCTCGATCGGAAGTGGACGATCGTGGCGTACATGCTGCTCGGGGGCGTGTCCGCGTATCTGATGTCCCAAGCCCGGTCGGATGCAGCGATCACCCTCGCGGGATTCTCGCTCTCGTTCTTCATGAACGGCACCTACGCCGCGATCTACGCCTACACGCCGGAGCTGTACCCGACCGCGTTCCGGACCACGGGCATGGGCGTCGCCTCTGCCTTCGGCCGCATCGGCGGGCTCTCCGCGCCCATCGTCATCGGCTACACCTTCTCCCGCATCGGATTCGGCGGCGTCTTCCTCATCACTACCGTCGTCCTGGTGGCCGGAGCGCTGGCCGTCGCGCTGCTCGGCATCGGCACGGCGGGGAAGAGCCTGGAGCAGATCACGCGGGAATTGGAGGATACGGCCAGGCGGCCTCGACGTGAGCCGCTCCTACAGCACCCCTCCCGAGCTTCACCTCGGCCACTGTCTTACGGGCTCGAGGAGTTCAAGGTGTGA